A genomic region of Venturia canescens isolate UGA chromosome 7, ASM1945775v1, whole genome shotgun sequence contains the following coding sequences:
- the LOC122414082 gene encoding odorant receptor 49b-like: MCIYRRERPRLGHLAVSLDNCIKNGPSDVLKNLEDYGKICSLACGSLLVVSWLLTVVFLSAPILLNERVLPFASYYPFDYDNSTILYVIAYGHEAVLTCLGCCTMSTEITFVWSIFHCCSRLRVLRHELSNLSNLENNDDEKFPDKISSKLSSLMDLHYEVLRDLVEINLAYTYITSVLFFAALIAICCAGLQITGSSLESSNWTAGLFLVLAMYYAEQLLFYYLPGEIVAQEAMGVAFAAYTSGWETLDVKYRKTIGLIIMRSQLPPRLFVGQLIPLRLENYGAFLTTTASYFTSIRAVA, from the exons ATGTGTATATATCGCCGGGAGCGTCCACGACTCGGGCATCTCGCGGTGTCGTTGGACAACTGTATAAAAAATGGTCCATCCGACGTGCTCAAGAACCTCGAGGATTACGGGAAAATATGCAGTTTGGCCTGCGGCTCTTTGCTCGTTGTTTCATGGCTGTTGACCGTAGTTTTTTTAAGCGCCCCAATTTTGCTTAACGAAAGAGTTTTACCGTTCGCTTCGTACTACCCGTTTGACTATGACAATTCAACTATTTTGTATGTAATTGCTTATGGACACGAGGCCGTTTTGACATGTCTCGGATGTTGCACAATGTCAACCGAGATAACTTTCGTATGGTCGATATTTCACTGTTGCTCTCGTCTTCGTGTTCTGCGTCACGAACTCTCGAACCTTTCCAATCTCGAGAACAACGACGATGAAAAGTTTCCTGATAAAATAAGTTCGAAACTATCTTCCCTGATGGACCTTCATTACGAAGTTTTGAG GGACTTGGTCGAAATCAATTTGGCCTACACGTACATCACTTCGGTACTCTTCTTCGCTGCTCTCATTGCTATTTGTTGCGCTGGCCTTCAAATTACGGGA AGTTCCTTGGAATCCAGTAATTGGACGGCTGGACTTTTCCTCGTCCTTGCAATGTATTATGCAGAGCAattattgttttattatttgccAGGGGAAATTGTTGCGCAAGAG GCAATGGGGGTAGCTTTCGCAGCATACACGAGCGGTTGGGAAACTCTGGATGTCAAATATCGAAAAACTATTGGCTTGATTATAATGAGAAGTCAATTGCCACCGAGACTTTTCGTCGGACAACTCATTCCATTGCGACTGGAAAATTACGGTGCC ttCTTGACAACTACGGCCTCATATTTCACGTCGATTCGCGCGGTCGCCTAG
- the Vps52 gene encoding vacuolar protein sorting-associated protein 52 homolog — protein sequence METDYFEDNEDQLPDDLEDDVVQEILKTGTDLRQYSRQIEKELKEVENQSVQDYIKESQNIASLHNQIAACDNILEKMESMLLGFQTDLGSISTEILELQRKSVSMSQQLSNRQMIRGPLSQFIEDMTVSEGLINAIMDVPVTEKEFLTQLQTLNHKIGFVKEQSFKEAKACLDVKDVIDKLKVKAMSKIRTYLLEQIYKFRKPMTNYQVPQNNMLKYKFFFEFILANERNVAEEICGEYVDTMSKIYYSYFKSYSSRLAKLKFEESASKDDLMGVEDTAGRGIFHKSSLRHRGTVFSIGTRGEVLGSQLEAPIIVPHTASKTRYQYEALFRSEQYALVDNACREYLFLAEFFKVRGVQAMDIFNQVMGSTLSLMVKNLQHFVDDCYDTIALFLCLHLVMRYQMTCHKRAVPALDKYWDNLTSIIWPRFEEVFNLNIQSIKDCDPLKFNKETGPHYITRRYAEFSAAMVGVGEDFPCERATQLLAQLREAVQCFLLRMAAIFPNRTQQLVFLINNYDLVLGVLMERTRDNSKEAESFREQLNARSSEYVEEVLSPHFGGIIQLVKESEALIEKGLVEDLKRHESRALDLVQSFTNNWKRSLEDINGEVLRSFPNLVLGAALVQRAMTQLVQYYHRLHKILPANARTQLTNIHHIMVEIKKYKTNY from the exons ATGGAGACTGATTATTTCGAGGATAACGAGGATCAACTACCCGACGATCTTGAGGATGATGTCGTGCAAGAAATCCTCAAAACTGGCACTGATTTGCGCCAATATTCTCggcaaattgaaaaagaacttAAAGAAGTCGAAAATCAATCTGTTCAAGATTATATAAAGGAGAGTCAAAATATAGCCAGTCTGCACAATCAAATAGCTGCGTGTGATAATATTCTTGAG AAAATGGAATCGATGCTCCTTGGGTTTCAAACTGACCTTGGCAGCATTAGTACAGAAATTCTCGAACTCCAGAGAAAATCTGTATCGATGAGCCAACAGTTGTCCAATCGTCAAATGATTCGAGGACCCTTGAGCCAGTTTATCGAAGACATGACTGTTTCTGAAGGCCTCATCAA tgcTATCATGGATGTCCCTGTAACGGAGAAAGAGTTTCTCACACAGCTTCAGACATTGAATCACAAAATAGGTTTTGTAAAAGAACAAAGTttcaaagaagcaaaagctTGTTTAGACGTGAAGGATGTAATTGACAAGTTGAAAGTGAAGGCAATGTCAAAAATTCGCACTTATCTTTTGGAACAAATTTACAAGTTCCGAAAACCAATGACGAATTATCAAGTGCCACAAAACAATATGctcaaatacaaatttttcttcgagttcATTCTAGCCAATGAAAGGAACGTCGCTGAAGAAATTTGTGGTGAATATGTTGATACTATgagcaaaatttattactcgtaTTTCAAGTCCTATTCGTCGAGATTGGCTAAGCTTAAA TTTGAAGAAAGCGCATCGAAGGATGATTTGATGGGAGTCGAAGACACTGCTGGGCGaggaatttttcacaaaagctcTCTGCGTCATCGAGGAACCGTTTTTTCAATAGGCACAAGGGGTGAAGTCCTTGGCTCCCAATTAGAAGCACCAATAATTGTGCCTCATACAGCATCAAAAACTAGA tatCAATATGAAGCTCTGTTTCGTAGCGAGCAATATGCCTTAGTAGACAATGCTTGTCGGGAATATTTATTCCTCGCCGAATTCTTCAAAGTTCGAGGCGTGCAGGCAATGGATATTTTTAATCAA GTAATGGGTAGCACTTTGAGTCTCATGGTGAAGAATCTCCAACATTTCGTCGACGATTGTTACGACACTATTGCCCTTTTTCTTTGCCTCCATCTCGTAATGCGATATCAAATGACTTGTCACAAACGAGCTGTTCCAGCTCTCGATAAATATTGGGACAATTTGACGTCGATCATATGGCCGAG ATTCGAGGAGGTTTTTAACTTGAACATTCAAAGCATCAAAGACTGTGATCCTCTTAAATTCAATAAGGAAACTGGGCCTCATTAC ATAACACGAAGATATGCGGAATTCAGTGCAGCAATGGTCGGGGTCGGTGAAGATTTTCCATGCGAGCGTGCAACACAATTATTGGCTCAGCTTCGCGAGGCTGTGCAATGTTTCCTGCTACGAATGGCAGCGATATTTCCCAACAGAACTCAACAGCTCGTGTTTTTAATAAACAATTATGATCTTGTTCTCGGAGTGCTTATG GAACGTACGAGAGACAATTCGAAGGAAGCAGAGAGTTTTCGGGAGCAATTAAACGCTCGTTCGTCAGAATACGTGGAAGAAGTTTTGAGTCCGCATTTCGGTGGGATAATTCAATTAGTGAAAGAATCCGAGGCTCTAATAGAGAAAGGACTGGTGGAAGATCTTAAGAGGCACGAAAGCCGAGCTCTCGATCTCGTGCAATCCTTCACCAACAATTGGAAGCGTTCGCTCGAGGACATAAATGGTGAAGTTTTACGTTCTTTTCCAAATTTGGTACTAGGAGCTGCCCTCGTTCAGAGAGCGATGACACAATTAGTGCAATATTATCACAGACTCCACAAAATATTGCCGGCGAATGCGAGAACTCAACTCACCAATATTCATCACATTATggttgagattaaaaaatacaaaaccaATTATTGA
- the ATPCL gene encoding ATP-citrate synthase codes for MSAKAIREATGKDLINRKLTVGTNAAKCRFVAIDENTNWTTIVADHPWLKTEKLVVKPDQLIKRRGKLGLIKVNADFPTVKQWVMERMNKDQKVEKAVGKLRNFIIEPFVPHTPEEEAYVCIYSHRKGDTILFHHQGGVDIGDVDAKALKLEVPVGADLPSVSELSEKLLIHVADEKKPVIAKFIEALYKLFVDLYFTYLEINPLVVTDEAVYVLDLAAKLDTAADFVCRPDWGEIDYPPPFGRDAYPEEAYIADLDAKSGASLKLTILNPSGRIWTMVAGGGASVIYSDTICDLGGANELANYGEYSGAPSEQQTYEYAKTILSLMTKEKHAEGKVLIIGGGIANFTNVAATFKGIVKALQEFQPKLVEHDIKIFVRRAGPNYQEGLRIIREVGRRLGIPMHVFGPETHMTAICGMALGKKPIPDPEAQEFSTANFLLPSGQDVGPTSPSSSGQASSSEEPKYAPVKSQDSADSPGIRQLFSKQTRSIIWGMQTRAVQGMLDFDFVCRRTVPSVAAIVYPFVGDHKQKFYWGHKEVLIPVYKQMKDAMTKHPDADVMVTFASLRSAYESTVETLQFPQIRTIAIIAEGIPENMTRKMILSAQEKGVTIIGPATVGGVKPGAFKIGNTGGMMDNILHSKLYRPGSVAYVSRSGGMSNELNNIVSKASNGVLEGVAIGGDRYPGTTFMDHILRYQENPEVKLIVLLGEVGGVEEYEVCEALKSGKITKPLVAWCIGTCASMFKSEVQFGHAGSIAQSNMETAVAKNSALKAAGAYVPESFDNLGDLIGTVYRGLVNQGVIVPEPEVPPPTVPMDYNWARELGLIRKPASFMTSICDERGQELLYAGMPVTEVLKQNVGIGGVVSLLWFQRCLPITYCKFLEMSLMLTADHGPAVSGAHNTIVCARAGKDLVSSLVSGLLTIGDRFGGALDGAARMFSEAYDAGLHPQEFVNNTRKKGKLIMGIGHRIKSINNPDMRVKLIKEFVLENFPAKPLVEYALEVEKITTSKKPNLILNVDGIIACAFVDMLRNSGSFTREEAQEYIEIGAINSLFVLGRSIGFIGHYMDQKRLKQGLYRHPWDDISYVLPEQYN; via the exons ATGTCGGCAAAAGCAATTCGCGAGGCCACCGGCAAAGATCTGATCAATCGTAAACTCACCGTTGGCACTAATGCCGCCAAATGCCGTTTCGTCGCGATCGACGAAAATACCAATTGGACGACTATCGTTGCCGATCATCCGTGGCTCAAGACCGAAAAGCTCGTTGTGAAACCCGATCAACTGATCAAAAGACGAGGAAAACTTGGCCTCATCAAAGTTAATGCAGATtttccaactgtcaaacaaTGGGTCATGGAACGTATGAACAAGGACCAAAAGGTCGAAAAAGCTGTCGGAAAATTGAGGAACTTCATCATCGAGCCATTCGTTCCCCATACACCC GAAGAAGAAGCCTACgtttgtatctattcacaccgGAAAGGCGATACCATTCTATTCCATCATCAAGGTGGCGTCGATATTGGGGATGTCGATGCTAAAGCTCTGAAACTCGAAGTGCCCGTAGGTGCTGATTTACCCAGCGTTTCCGAGCTTTCGGAAAAATTATTAATCCATGTagctgatgagaaaaaacC AGTTATCGCGAAATTCATCGAAGCACTTTACAAGCTTTTCGTAGATCTGTACTTTACGTACCTAGAAATAAATCCTTTAGTCGTTACCGACGAGGCTGTCTATGTTCTGGATCTTGCGGCGAAGCTGGACACAGCGGCCGACTTTGTTTGTCGTCCCGACTGGGGTGAAATCGATTATCCTCCACCGTTTGGACGTGACGCTTATCCGGAAGAAGCTTATATCGCTGATCTCGATGCTAAATCCGGGGCTAGcttgaaattgacaattctGAACCCCAGTGGGAGAATTTGGACGATGGTCGCTGGTGGAG GTGCATCCGTAATTTATTCCGACACGATATGTGACCTCGGAGGTGCGAATGAACTGGCAAATTACGGAGAATATTCGGGTGCCCCGAGCGAACAACAGACGTACGAGTACGCAAAGACAATCCTGAGCTTGATGACAAAGGAGAAGCACGCGGAAGGCAAAGTTTTGATAATCGGTGGTGGCATAGCCAATTTTACAAACGTTGCGGCTACTTTCAAAGGAATCGTAAAAGCTCTGCAAGAATTCCAGCCGAAGCTCGTTGAACATGACATTAAAATATTCGTTCGACGTGCCGGGCCAAATTATCAAGAGGGTTTGAGAATTATCCGCGAGGTTGGCAGACGTCTCGGTATTCCGATGCACGTTTTTGGACCGGAAACTCACATGACCGCTATTTGTGGTATGGCGTTGGGAAAAAAGCCAATACCCGATCCGGAAGCCCAAGAATTTTCAACCGCTAACTTTTTGCTTCCCTCGGGACAAGACGTCGGACCAACTTCACCTTCTTCTTCAGGCCAAGCCTCTTCGTCCGAAGAACCAAAATACGCTCCAGTCAAGAGCCAAGATTCCGCCGATTCTCCCGGGATCCGACAATTGTTCAGTAAACAGACTCGATCAATAATTTGGGGAATGCAAACTCGCGCCGTTCAAGGAATGCTCGATTTTGATTTCGTCTGTCGTCGTACCGTGCCGAGTGTCGCCGCAATCGTTTATCCTTTTGTTGGGGACCACAAACAAAAGTTCTACTGGGGTCACAAAGAAGTTCTCATACCCGTTTACAAACAGATGAAAGACGCCATGACCAAACATCCGGATGCCGATGTCATGGTAACGTTCGCCTCGTTGCGATCCGCCTACGAAAGCACCGTCGAAACTCTTCAATTTCCACAAATAAGAACTATCGCCATCATCGCCGAAGGCATCCCGGAGAATATGACGAGGAAAATGATTCTCTCAGCACAGGAAAAAGGTGTTACCATTATCGGACCTGCCACCGTTGGAGGAGTCAAACCTGGAGCATTCAAAATAGGCAACACCGGAGGAATGATGGACAACATTTTGCACAGCAAACTCTACAGGCCTGGCAG tGTCGCGTACGTTTCGCGGTCAGGTGGAATGTCGAACGAGCTGAACAATATCGTATCGAAAGCATCGAACGGAGTTTTGGAGGGTGTCGCGATTGGAGGTGATCGTTATCCGGGAACAACGTTCATGGACCACATATTGCGTTATCAAGAAAATCCCGAGGTTAAACTGATCGTTTTGTTGGGTGAAGTTGGAGGAGTGGAAGAGTACGAAGTGTGCGAAGCATTGAAGAGCGGAAAAATAACAAAGCCATTGGTCGCCTGGTGTATCGGAACATGCGCGAGTATGTTCAAGTCCGAGGTGCAATTTGGACACGCTGGTTCGATAGCACAGAGCAATATGGAAACTGCTGTGGCGAAAAACAGCGCTCTCAAAGCGGCGGGAGCTTACGTACCGGAAAGTTTCGATAATTTAGGTGATTTGATCGGGACCGTTTATCGAGGTCTCGTGAACCAAGGTGTTATCGTTCCCGAACCGGAAGTTCCACCACCAACTGTACCGATGGATTACAATTGGGCTCGTGAGTTGGGACTCATAAGAAAGCCAGCTTCCTTCATGACCTCCATCTGCGACGAGCGGGGCCAAGAATTATTGTACGCCGGAATGCCAGTCACTGAAGTGCTCAAACAAAATGTTGGAATCGGTGGCGTAGTTTCTCTCCTTTGGTTCCAGAGGTGCTTGCCTATAACTTATTGCAAATTCCTCGAAATGTCTCTGATGCTCACCGCCGATCACGGGCCCGCAGTGTCCGGCGCTCACAATACGATCGTTTGCGCCCGAGCTGGAAAAGATCTCGTATCTTCCCTCGTTTCCGGTTTGCTCACAATCGGTGATCGCTTCGGTGGCGCTCTCGATGGAGCCGCGAGAATGTTTTCCGAAGCTTACGACGCCGGACTGCATCCTCAAGAGTTCGTTAACAATacaagaaaaaagggaaaactTATAATGGGCATCGGACACCGTATTAAATCCATCAATAATCCCGATATGAGAGTCAAACtcatcaaagaatttgtcCTTGAGAATTTCCCGGCCAAACCACTCGTCGAATATGCTCTCGAGGTTGAGAAAATTACCACCAGCAAGAAACCTAATCTCATTCTCAATGTCGACGGTATTATTGCCTGCGCCTTCGTTGATATGCTGAGAAACAGCGGTAGCTTCACGAGAGAAGAAGCTCAGGAATACATCGAAATAGGTGCTATCAACAGCCTTTTCGTACTTGGTAGAAGCATAGGATTTATCG GTCACTATATGGATCAAAAACGACTGAAACAAGGTCTTTACCGACACCCATGGGACGACATTTCCTATGTTCTCCCGGAACAGTACAACTAA